From one Anaerotruncus rubiinfantis genomic stretch:
- a CDS encoding Rnf-Nqr domain containing protein, with protein MDAIYQFLIVVLTAIVLQNAVFTRGLGSSKGTLMMSSPKKILFFGGTLTFIAVFSSLLAWPFVYLLRQNDAFIGQPHWRYLIALGSICVVYALLYFVSRRFLPVLHYHIRNFIEAAAFNSAVLGAMLIAFGAVYSFSKTAAFALGAGIGYTLALLLIYEGKRRIMLSEVPRSFRGFPVMLLYMGILSLAIYGLIGHQLPT; from the coding sequence ATGGACGCCATCTATCAATTCCTGATCGTCGTGCTCACTGCGATCGTGCTGCAAAATGCGGTTTTTACCCGCGGACTCGGTTCCAGCAAAGGAACCCTGATGATGTCCTCCCCGAAAAAGATCCTCTTTTTCGGCGGGACACTGACCTTTATCGCGGTTTTTTCGTCACTGCTTGCCTGGCCGTTCGTCTATCTGCTGCGGCAGAACGACGCGTTCATCGGACAGCCACACTGGCGTTACCTGATCGCGCTCGGCAGCATCTGCGTGGTTTATGCGCTGCTTTATTTTGTCTCCCGGCGGTTTCTGCCGGTCCTGCACTACCATATCCGGAATTTTATCGAGGCTGCCGCGTTTAACAGCGCGGTGCTCGGCGCAATGCTCATTGCGTTCGGCGCGGTCTACAGCTTTTCCAAAACGGCTGCTTTCGCACTGGGGGCAGGCATCGGTTATACGCTGGCCCTTCTGCTCATTTATGAAGGCAAACGCCGCATCATGCTCTCTGAGGTTCCGCGTTCGTTCCGGGGATTTCCGGTCATGCTGCTCTATATGGGCATTCTTTCCCTTGCGATCTACGGCCTCATCGGCCATCAGCTGCCGACCTGA
- a CDS encoding Rnf-Nqr domain containing protein has translation MKLEKLRKHRKHKRWLEGIFSKNPVFVGGLALPFAVMITSSLKNSVAVSIVLACSLIPTVLLAALIGTKVPRWAGAMIYPMFSMVLVVACTPLILPIAPEVTDSLGVYLPILAVNTLQSTLCARYAQDTDRPGMALVDAITYSIGFALALGVIGVLRELLGNNTVWGVPVAVPFKLGGVQIAFAGFLLLAIFSAFFRFCSRGITWWLYRRDNPKHGTSLPL, from the coding sequence TTGAAGCTCGAAAAGCTAAGAAAGCACAGGAAGCATAAACGCTGGCTGGAAGGGATCTTTTCAAAGAATCCCGTCTTTGTCGGCGGGCTGGCGCTCCCATTTGCCGTCATGATCACCAGCAGTCTGAAAAACAGCGTGGCTGTTTCGATTGTCCTGGCTTGTTCGCTGATCCCGACAGTGCTGCTTGCGGCGCTCATCGGGACAAAAGTCCCGCGCTGGGCGGGCGCAATGATCTATCCGATGTTTTCGATGGTTCTTGTTGTGGCCTGCACGCCGCTCATTCTGCCGATCGCGCCGGAAGTCACCGACTCACTCGGCGTCTATCTCCCGATCCTTGCAGTCAATACCCTCCAGTCGACCCTGTGCGCCCGCTATGCACAGGATACCGACCGTCCCGGGATGGCGCTGGTCGACGCAATTACCTACAGCATCGGGTTCGCGCTGGCGCTCGGGGTCATCGGTGTGCTGCGCGAACTGCTCGGCAACAACACTGTGTGGGGTGTCCCGGTCGCGGTCCCCTTTAAGCTGGGCGGGGTGCAGATTGCTTTCGCGGGCTTTTTGCTGCTGGCAATCTTTTCGGCTTTCTTCCGGTTCTGTTCGCGCGGGATCACCTGGTGGCTTTACCGGCGCGACAATCCAAAGCACGGGACTTCACTTCCACTCTGA